A part of Rickettsiales bacterium genomic DNA contains:
- a CDS encoding LL-diaminopimelate aminotransferase translates to MSEEFPRIGRLPPYVFAEVNRMKAEDRAAGKDIIDLGMGNPDMPPAPHIIAKLTEVAANPRAHGYSTSRGILGLRKAQAAYYERRFGVELDPESEVVVTIGSKEGLANLASAITGAGDTMLVPNPSYPIHPYGFIIAGGSIRHVPKTDDQPLIEKLKDAIKHTSPTPKALILNYPCNPTAEVVDLEFYEEIVDICRHHGIYILSDLAYAEIYFGDTPPPSILQVKGARDIAVEFTSCSKTYSMAGWRIGFAVGNKKLIGALTKIKSYLDYGAFTPIQVAATAALNGPQDCVEEVRGIYKERRDVLVEGLARGGWDVDIPEATMFIWAKLPKAYERIGSMEFAKIMLKEAEVAVAPGIGFGEYGDGHVRIGMVENKQRLRQATRNIRQMLAQDAEALIAKYKDVS, encoded by the coding sequence ATGTCAGAAGAATTCCCGCGTATCGGGCGTTTACCGCCCTATGTCTTTGCTGAAGTCAACCGTATGAAAGCGGAGGATCGCGCAGCAGGTAAGGATATTATCGACCTCGGCATGGGGAACCCCGACATGCCGCCGGCGCCGCATATTATCGCCAAACTTACCGAAGTGGCCGCGAATCCACGTGCGCATGGGTATTCGACTTCGCGTGGTATTCTTGGATTGCGTAAGGCGCAAGCGGCTTATTACGAACGCCGTTTTGGGGTAGAGCTCGACCCGGAATCTGAAGTGGTAGTCACCATTGGTTCCAAAGAAGGACTGGCGAACCTAGCCTCCGCGATTACCGGCGCGGGCGATACGATGCTCGTGCCAAATCCGAGTTATCCGATCCATCCTTATGGTTTCATCATTGCCGGCGGGAGTATCCGCCATGTGCCAAAAACCGATGATCAGCCGCTGATTGAAAAGCTAAAAGATGCGATTAAACATACGTCCCCCACGCCAAAAGCGCTGATTCTCAATTACCCTTGTAATCCAACGGCAGAAGTCGTGGATCTGGAGTTCTATGAGGAGATTGTCGATATTTGTCGTCATCACGGTATCTATATTCTCTCGGATCTGGCTTATGCAGAGATCTATTTTGGCGATACGCCGCCGCCCTCGATTCTACAGGTAAAAGGTGCGCGTGATATCGCCGTTGAGTTCACCTCATGCAGTAAAACATACTCGATGGCCGGCTGGCGTATCGGCTTTGCCGTGGGTAACAAGAAGCTTATCGGCGCGCTGACCAAGATTAAATCCTATCTCGATTACGGTGCTTTTACGCCGATTCAGGTGGCTGCGACGGCCGCCCTTAATGGCCCGCAAGATTGCGTGGAAGAGGTGCGTGGCATTTATAAAGAACGCCGTGATGTGCTGGTGGAAGGCCTTGCGCGCGGCGGCTGGGATGTTGATATCCCTGAAGCAACCATGTTCATCTGGGCAAAACTTCCGAAAGCCTACGAGCGTATAGGCTCCATGGAATTTGCAAAAATTATGCTCAAAGAAGCCGAGGTGGCGGTCGCACCCGGTATTGGCTTCGGCGAATATGGCGATGGCCATGTGCGTATCGGCATGGTGGAAAATAAACAACGCCTGCGCCAAGCAACACGCAATATCCGCCAGATGCTGGCCCAAGATGCAGAAGCGCTAATTGCAAAATATAAGGATGTCTCATGA
- the recJ gene encoding single-stranded-DNA-specific exonuclease RecJ: MSENWLSGTQWQLRPSDESYALAAAQRYGIAESIGRLCEQRGVLLDDLESYLAPSLRELLPDPMHFKGMAQAVTRLAAAVQAGEMIGVFGDYDVDGATSSAILLRYLRACGAEAAVHIPDRQKEGYGPNLYGFERLKEQGANLIVTVDTGALAHSVLAEAATKGFEVIVLDHHQGELELPKSVAVVNPNRFDETTEYTYLAAVGVTFLALVALNKHLREAGFFTGKQEPDLKALLDIVALGTVCDVVPLVGLNRAFVTQGLKIMAQKHNAGISCLLSVGGVEDAPSPYHLGFVIGPRINAGGRVGQADLGVRLLTEDDFSTAHEMAEQLDHYNKERRAIESQVQEEAMTQAEAQLAAGENSMLFAVAEHWHEGVIGIVAGRLKEKFGLPTAVIALNDTGMGKASARSVSGVDMGQMVIAARQAGLLEAGGGHAMAAGFSVSAEKRDEFIAFARARLAPAVAEYQQHYVREYSALIPLTAASIDFCELMEKVGPFGAGNAAPRFRMDGVQLVKADVIGKTEEHLRLMVAEPQSNVGRSTLSLKVMSFGTAKEQLGQQLIAAKGKTISLIGRLKREEWRGRVSVSLMLEDVMIEA; this comes from the coding sequence ATGAGTGAAAACTGGCTTAGCGGTACGCAATGGCAGCTTCGTCCGAGCGACGAATCCTATGCTCTCGCTGCCGCTCAGCGTTATGGTATTGCTGAAAGTATTGGCCGTCTATGCGAACAGCGTGGCGTTCTGCTGGACGATCTAGAGAGTTATCTAGCGCCGTCACTGCGCGAATTGCTACCAGATCCGATGCATTTTAAAGGCATGGCGCAAGCGGTCACTCGTTTAGCCGCTGCGGTACAAGCGGGTGAGATGATCGGCGTTTTTGGTGATTATGATGTGGATGGCGCGACATCCTCGGCCATTTTGCTACGATACTTGCGTGCATGCGGCGCTGAAGCCGCCGTGCATATCCCTGATCGTCAAAAAGAGGGCTATGGCCCTAATCTCTACGGGTTTGAACGTCTGAAAGAGCAGGGCGCGAATTTGATTGTTACGGTAGATACGGGCGCACTAGCGCATAGTGTATTGGCCGAAGCTGCGACAAAAGGTTTTGAGGTCATTGTATTAGATCACCATCAAGGCGAGCTAGAATTGCCTAAGTCAGTGGCCGTCGTGAACCCGAACCGGTTTGATGAAACGACCGAGTACACTTATCTCGCGGCTGTTGGCGTGACGTTCCTCGCACTCGTGGCGCTGAATAAGCATTTACGCGAGGCGGGTTTCTTTACAGGGAAACAAGAGCCTGATCTGAAGGCCTTGCTAGATATTGTCGCGCTCGGTACGGTCTGCGATGTGGTGCCGTTGGTTGGGCTTAATCGCGCCTTTGTGACGCAAGGTCTCAAAATTATGGCACAAAAGCATAATGCGGGCATTAGTTGCTTGCTCTCGGTCGGTGGTGTGGAGGATGCGCCATCGCCTTACCATCTGGGTTTCGTGATTGGCCCGCGCATTAATGCTGGTGGGCGTGTGGGGCAGGCTGATCTGGGTGTGCGTTTGCTGACCGAAGATGATTTCAGCACAGCCCATGAGATGGCAGAGCAGCTCGATCACTATAATAAAGAGCGGCGGGCTATTGAATCTCAAGTACAAGAAGAGGCTATGACACAAGCCGAAGCGCAGCTAGCCGCAGGCGAAAATAGTATGCTCTTTGCCGTGGCAGAACATTGGCATGAAGGCGTGATCGGCATTGTTGCAGGGCGTTTGAAAGAAAAATTCGGACTACCAACCGCGGTCATTGCTTTGAATGACACGGGTATGGGCAAAGCCTCTGCTCGTTCGGTCAGTGGTGTGGATATGGGGCAGATGGTGATCGCCGCACGGCAAGCCGGCTTGCTAGAGGCAGGCGGCGGGCATGCGATGGCGGCTGGGTTTTCCGTCTCGGCTGAAAAGCGTGATGAGTTTATTGCCTTTGCCCGCGCACGCCTAGCACCGGCTGTCGCAGAGTATCAGCAACATTATGTACGTGAATATAGCGCGCTTATTCCGCTGACGGCAGCCTCGATAGATTTCTGCGAGTTGATGGAAAAAGTTGGCCCTTTCGGCGCTGGTAATGCGGCTCCACGTTTTCGTATGGATGGCGTGCAGCTCGTAAAAGCCGATGTGATTGGCAAAACCGAAGAGCATTTGCGCCTAATGGTAGCAGAGCCACAATCCAATGTGGGGCGCTCTACCTTGAGCTTAAAAGTGATGAGCTTCGGCACGGCGAAAGAACAATTAGGCCAACAGCTTATCGCAGCTAAAGGTAAGACCATCTCGTTGATTGGTCGTTTGAAGCGTGAAGAATGGAGAGGCCGAGTTTCGGTCAGTTTGATGTTGGAAGACGTGATGATAGAAGCTTAG
- a CDS encoding ABC transporter permease: MNPFIPIGSIALSFFEVVGRLSLFAGRGMLAGVRGPWYWRQIWRMMVEIGFYSLPVIGLTAIFTGAVLALQSYSGFSRFSAESSIATVVVLSITRELGPVLAGLMVAGRIGASFAAEIGTMRVTEQIDALETLSTSPHAYLVFPRLIAGVLMLPLLVLVADIIGVYGGYLVSVHKLGFAPGPYLNSTFEFLEAPDVISGLVKASVFGFIISLMGCYHGFFSGRGAQGVGIATTNAVVSASVLILLSNYIVTELFFA; this comes from the coding sequence ATGAACCCATTCATCCCCATTGGCTCGATTGCCCTCAGTTTCTTTGAAGTCGTTGGACGCTTGAGTCTCTTCGCTGGGCGCGGTATGCTTGCAGGCGTTCGTGGCCCTTGGTATTGGCGCCAAATTTGGCGGATGATGGTCGAGATCGGTTTTTACTCGCTACCAGTCATTGGCCTTACCGCTATCTTCACAGGTGCAGTACTTGCCTTGCAAAGCTATTCTGGCTTCTCTCGCTTTTCCGCAGAGAGTTCAATCGCAACGGTTGTTGTACTGTCTATCACGCGTGAATTAGGCCCTGTATTGGCAGGTTTAATGGTTGCAGGACGTATCGGCGCCTCCTTCGCTGCGGAGATTGGCACGATGCGTGTCACCGAACAAATTGACGCACTCGAAACGCTTTCGACCAGCCCACATGCTTACCTGGTATTCCCGCGCTTAATCGCAGGGGTGCTTATGCTACCCCTACTCGTATTGGTCGCTGATATTATTGGTGTCTATGGCGGTTATCTCGTCAGTGTCCATAAGCTTGGCTTTGCGCCGGGGCCATATCTCAACAGTACGTTCGAGTTTTTGGAAGCACCTGATGTAATTTCTGGCTTAGTCAAAGCCTCCGTCTTTGGTTTCATTATCTCGCTCATGGGCTGCTATCATGGCTTCTTCTCAGGCCGTGGCGCACAAGGAGTGGGGATTGCCACGACCAATGCCGTGGTCTCTGCTTCCGTGCTTATTCTACTCTCCAACTATATTGTGACGGAGCTATTCTTCGCATGA
- the alr gene encoding alanine racemase encodes MDSGSTTLEVDLGAILRNWKLLNQTHGNHDCAAVVKANAYGLGMEEIAATLADAGCPHFFVATLDEAIELREVLTSQFIYVLAGVQGGEVEGFLDYNIIPVLNSMPQFERWEAVAKDTKAAASVLHIDTGMNRLGISVDEAEKLAMEEERLHAAQIRFIMSHLACASHTDSEFNKQQLERFSHIRRCFPNLPASLSNSAGVFLGSNFHHDLARPGCALYGINPFTDRPNPVEPVVTLTAPILQLRTTTAESEPVGYGGDATVPKGTRVATVGIGYGDGLHRILSGSNLHGYIGEHAAPIIGRISMDLITLDVTHIPRDALSEGTSVELLNAKQDVNAMADAAQTIGYEILTSISPRVKRHYHGYGQSN; translated from the coding sequence ATGGATTCTGGTTCTACTACTTTAGAAGTCGACCTAGGCGCCATTTTGCGCAATTGGAAGCTTTTAAACCAAACTCATGGAAATCATGATTGCGCAGCTGTGGTCAAAGCCAATGCATACGGCTTGGGAATGGAAGAAATTGCCGCTACCTTGGCCGATGCGGGCTGCCCGCATTTCTTCGTTGCCACCTTAGACGAGGCGATCGAATTACGTGAAGTACTAACCAGCCAATTTATTTATGTTTTGGCAGGAGTTCAGGGCGGTGAAGTCGAAGGGTTCCTCGATTATAACATCATTCCCGTGCTCAATTCGATGCCGCAATTTGAACGTTGGGAGGCAGTGGCTAAAGACACCAAAGCTGCCGCCTCCGTTCTGCATATCGACACGGGTATGAACCGCTTAGGGATCTCAGTGGATGAGGCTGAAAAGCTCGCCATGGAAGAGGAGCGCCTGCATGCTGCGCAAATTCGGTTTATCATGAGCCACTTAGCGTGCGCGAGCCATACTGATTCCGAATTCAACAAGCAACAACTGGAGCGCTTCAGTCATATTCGCCGCTGCTTCCCGAACCTACCTGCTAGCTTATCCAACTCTGCTGGCGTCTTTTTAGGGTCAAACTTTCATCATGACCTCGCCCGCCCAGGTTGCGCGCTTTATGGTATCAACCCATTCACAGATCGCCCTAATCCGGTCGAACCGGTAGTCACGCTTACCGCCCCTATTCTACAACTCCGCACGACGACGGCAGAGAGTGAGCCGGTAGGCTATGGGGGGGATGCCACGGTCCCCAAAGGCACCCGCGTTGCGACCGTCGGAATAGGTTATGGCGATGGCTTGCACCGCATTCTTTCCGGTAGCAACCTGCACGGCTACATTGGCGAGCATGCCGCACCGATTATCGGGCGAATCTCGATGGATCTCATCACGTTAGATGTGACTCATATTCCGCGTGATGCCTTAAGCGAAGGCACCAGTGTTGAGCTCCTCAACGCCAAGCAAGATGTGAATGCCATGGCCGATGCAGCACAGACCATCGGCTATGAAATTCTCACCAGTATTTCACCACGCGTAAAAAGACATTATCATGGCTATGGACAGAGCAATTAG
- a CDS encoding homoserine dehydrogenase — MSEPLKVGIAGLGVVGSGVAKILIEQAELIAGRAGRDIKVTRVSARDPYKDRDFPIEGIEWVDDAREVATANDVDLVVEAIGGSEGIAKEIVEIALSAGKPVVTANKALLAEHGLALAELAEANGVTLAYEAAVAGGIPIVKALREGLAANHIEKVVGILNGTSNFILTHMQNEGSEFEDALAEASRLGYAEADPSFDIDGIDAAHKLSILTALAFGCKPDFDKVHIEGIRHIAKQDMKFAQELGYNIKLLGIARRTEDGRVEQRVHPCMLSASSPIGVDDVYNAIVIEGDSVGRSTLEGRGAGGGPTASSVIADIMDIARGVNYPVYTLPLSKLADVEFTPMDELKSAYYLRLSVLDQPGVLSQVTQIFSDNDISLCSFLQKSRQPEQAVHLVITTHQTQESHLRKAVDAINALDSVVEKIHLIRIEHFDE; from the coding sequence ATGAGTGAACCATTAAAAGTAGGTATTGCAGGTCTCGGAGTCGTTGGCTCCGGCGTGGCGAAAATTTTGATCGAGCAGGCGGAGCTTATTGCTGGCCGTGCAGGTCGTGATATCAAAGTGACGCGTGTTTCTGCGCGGGATCCGTATAAGGATCGTGATTTCCCGATTGAGGGGATAGAGTGGGTGGATGATGCCCGCGAAGTCGCAACAGCCAATGATGTGGATTTAGTGGTTGAAGCGATTGGTGGTTCGGAAGGAATTGCTAAAGAGATTGTTGAGATTGCGCTGTCTGCGGGCAAGCCTGTTGTCACGGCAAATAAAGCTTTATTGGCAGAGCATGGCCTCGCTCTAGCCGAATTGGCCGAAGCAAATGGCGTGACTTTAGCCTATGAAGCAGCGGTTGCGGGGGGGATTCCTATCGTTAAAGCATTACGTGAAGGTCTGGCAGCTAACCACATTGAAAAGGTTGTGGGAATTCTAAATGGAACGTCCAATTTTATCCTCACTCATATGCAAAATGAAGGTTCTGAATTTGAAGATGCTCTGGCTGAAGCAAGCCGGTTAGGTTACGCCGAAGCGGACCCGTCTTTCGATATTGATGGCATTGATGCGGCGCATAAATTGTCGATTCTCACGGCGCTCGCCTTTGGCTGCAAGCCCGATTTTGACAAGGTGCATATTGAAGGCATTCGTCATATCGCCAAACAAGATATGAAGTTCGCGCAAGAGCTCGGTTATAACATCAAGCTGCTCGGTATCGCGCGCCGCACAGAAGATGGCCGTGTGGAGCAACGCGTGCACCCCTGCATGCTTTCGGCATCATCACCGATCGGCGTGGATGACGTGTATAATGCGATCGTGATTGAGGGCGACTCCGTCGGTCGGTCAACGCTCGAAGGACGTGGGGCAGGCGGCGGGCCAACAGCTTCCTCTGTGATTGCGGATATCATGGATATTGCGCGGGGGGTAAATTACCCTGTTTATACGCTGCCACTCTCTAAATTGGCTGATGTCGAATTCACGCCAATGGATGAGCTGAAAAGTGCGTATTACCTGCGTCTTTCTGTATTAGATCAACCGGGAGTGCTCAGCCAAGTCACACAGATATTCTCCGATAATGATATCTCGCTTTGTTCTTTTTTGCAGAAGTCTCGCCAGCCAGAACAGGCCGTTCATCTCGTGATCACGACCCATCAAACGCAAGAGTCACATTTACGCAAAGCCGTTGATGCGATTAACGCGCTAGATTCAGTGGTGGAGAAAATCCATCTCATCCGTATTGAACATTTCGATGAGTGA
- a CDS encoding ATP-binding cassette domain-containing protein: MSETPKIQITDLHKSFASKQVLRGIDLEVAKGESLVIIGGSGSGKSVLLKNVLGLMPPTSGTILVDGESPHNMSNRKRMRYMSKFGMLFQGGALFDSIPVWQNITFAPFFNGGMDKDTAYKLAVEKLEQVGLSEREADAFPAELSGGMQKRVALARAICGDPEIIFFDEPTTGLDPIMADVINDLIVKCTKELGSTTMTITHDMQSAVKIADKVAMLYQGEIIWQGKAKEVYASKNPYVDQFVHGRADGPITDDNAKAGIGDVETVKNEPADKEEA; encoded by the coding sequence ATGAGTGAAACGCCTAAAATTCAAATCACCGATCTCCATAAATCATTTGCTAGCAAGCAAGTCCTTAGGGGTATTGACCTTGAAGTCGCCAAGGGTGAATCACTAGTTATTATCGGGGGATCCGGTTCAGGAAAGTCCGTTCTCTTAAAGAACGTACTCGGCCTGATGCCCCCAACGAGCGGCACTATTTTGGTGGATGGCGAATCTCCGCATAACATGAGCAACCGTAAACGTATGCGTTACATGAGTAAATTCGGCATGCTCTTCCAAGGCGGCGCACTATTTGATTCCATCCCCGTTTGGCAAAACATCACCTTCGCGCCTTTCTTTAATGGTGGAATGGATAAGGACACGGCTTACAAACTGGCCGTTGAAAAGCTAGAACAAGTGGGCTTAAGCGAACGTGAAGCGGATGCATTTCCAGCCGAACTCTCAGGCGGGATGCAAAAACGTGTTGCCCTCGCCCGTGCGATTTGCGGCGATCCTGAAATTATCTTCTTCGATGAGCCCACCACTGGTCTTGATCCAATCATGGCCGATGTGATTAACGATCTTATCGTCAAATGTACGAAGGAGCTTGGCTCTACCACCATGACGATCACGCATGATATGCAATCTGCCGTGAAAATCGCCGATAAAGTGGCGATGCTTTATCAAGGGGAGATCATCTGGCAAGGCAAAGCGAAGGAAGTTTACGCTAGTAAGAACCCTTACGTAGATCAGTTCGTGCACGGCCGTGCAGATGGCCCAATTACGGATGATAATGCTAAAGCTGGCATAGGCGATGTAGAAACCGTTAAAAATGAACCCGCGGATAAAGAAGAAGCCTAA